The following coding sequences are from one Streptomyces dengpaensis window:
- the mmsB gene encoding multiple monosaccharide ABC transporter permease, translated as MSTDVTAPSPAPAPPGKSGGPAAGTGLLRLMLDGMRRNMRQYGMLLALGLIVALFAVWTGGDLLLPRNVSNLVLQNSYILILAIGMMLVIIAGHIDLSVGSLTAFVGATAAVLTVQNDVSWPVAVVLCLLVGAVAGAAQGFLIAYLGIPSFIVTLAGMLLFRGLTEILLEGQTLGPFPDGLQKMGNGFLPEAGPNTNYHNLTLLLGLVLIAFVVIQEVRDRRRQQEFSLDVLPRNVFLLKLVSIVAAVLVVTLLLASYKGTPIVLLILGVLVVGYGYVMRNSVFGRHIYAIGGNLPAAKLSGVKDKKVTFYVFLNMGALAALAGLAIAARLNAASPKAGLNYELEAIASAFIGGASMSGGVGTVLGAIIGGLVLGVLNNGMNLLSVGTDWQQVIKGMALLAAVGFDVWNKRKSGS; from the coding sequence ATGAGCACGGATGTGACCGCCCCGAGCCCGGCGCCCGCGCCGCCCGGGAAGAGCGGGGGACCGGCCGCGGGCACCGGCCTGCTGCGGCTGATGCTGGACGGCATGCGCCGCAACATGCGGCAGTACGGCATGCTGCTCGCGCTCGGCCTGATCGTGGCCCTGTTCGCGGTGTGGACCGGCGGCGACCTGCTGCTGCCGCGCAACGTCTCCAACCTGGTGCTGCAGAACAGCTACATCCTGATCCTCGCGATCGGCATGATGCTGGTGATCATCGCGGGCCATATCGATCTGTCGGTCGGCTCGCTGACGGCGTTCGTGGGCGCGACGGCGGCCGTGCTGACGGTGCAGAACGATGTGTCGTGGCCGGTCGCCGTGGTGCTGTGCCTGCTGGTGGGCGCGGTGGCGGGCGCGGCGCAGGGATTCCTGATCGCGTATCTCGGCATACCGTCGTTCATCGTCACCCTCGCCGGGATGCTGCTGTTCCGGGGCCTGACGGAGATCCTCCTGGAGGGCCAGACCCTCGGCCCGTTCCCGGACGGGCTGCAGAAGATGGGCAACGGCTTCCTGCCGGAGGCCGGCCCGAACACCAACTACCACAACCTCACGCTGCTGCTGGGCCTCGTCCTGATCGCCTTCGTGGTCATTCAGGAGGTCCGCGACCGCAGGCGCCAGCAGGAGTTCTCGCTGGACGTGCTGCCGAGGAACGTCTTCCTGCTCAAGCTCGTCTCCATCGTCGCCGCGGTCCTCGTCGTCACGCTGCTGCTCGCCAGCTACAAGGGCACCCCGATCGTGCTGCTGATCCTCGGCGTGCTGGTGGTCGGGTACGGCTACGTCATGCGCAACTCCGTGTTCGGCCGCCACATCTACGCGATCGGCGGCAACCTGCCGGCGGCGAAGCTGTCCGGCGTCAAGGACAAGAAGGTCACGTTCTACGTCTTCCTGAACATGGGCGCGCTCGCGGCCCTGGCGGGCCTGGCGATCGCGGCCCGCCTCAACGCGGCGTCGCCCAAGGCGGGACTGAACTACGAACTCGAGGCGATCGCCTCGGCGTTCATCGGCGGCGCGTCCATGAGCGGTGGTGTCGGTACCGTCCTCGGCGCGATCATCGGCGGTCTGGTCCTCGGCGTGCTGAACAACGGCATGAACCTCCTCAGCGTCGGCACCGACTGGCAGCAGGTCATCAAGGGCATGGCCCTGCTGGCCGCGGTCGGCTTCGACGTGTGGAACAAGCGCAAGTCCGGTTCGTAA
- the mmsA gene encoding multiple monosaccharide ABC transporter ATP-binding protein, with protein sequence MAGPVLDMRSIVKTFPGVTALSDVTLTVRQGEVHAICGENGAGKSTLMKVLSGVHPHGTYEGEILFGGEVCRFKDIRASEHHGIVIIHQELALVPFLSLAENIFLGNEHATRGFINWNDTLRHATELLRRVGLDDHPETRVADIGVGKQQLVEIAKALSKKVKLLILDEPTAALNDEDSGKLLDLILELKEQGITSIIISHKLNEIRRVADSVTILRDGRSIETLDVKAPETTEDRIISGMVGRDLDHRFPERTAYDGEVGAAAALEIRNWTVHHPIDQQRKVVDDVSLHVRRGEIVGVAGLMGAGRTELAMSVFGRTYGRYGGGTVLKDGTEIRTKTVAEAVGHGIAYVTEDRKRYGLNLIDTINRNISLTALNKVAKRGVVDEHEERQVAERFRTSMNIKAPTVFEPVGKLSGGNQQKVVLSKWIFAGPDVLILDEPTRGIDVGAKYEIYTVIDQLAAQGKAVVFISSELPELLGMCDRIYTMAAGRLTGEVPRAEATQEVLMRQMTKDKEVTR encoded by the coding sequence ATGGCGGGACCCGTCCTGGACATGCGCTCGATCGTCAAGACCTTTCCCGGTGTCACAGCGCTGTCGGACGTCACACTGACCGTCCGCCAGGGCGAGGTCCACGCCATCTGCGGGGAGAACGGCGCCGGGAAGTCCACCTTGATGAAGGTGCTCTCCGGCGTCCATCCGCACGGCACGTACGAGGGCGAGATCCTCTTCGGGGGAGAGGTCTGCCGCTTCAAGGACATCCGGGCGAGTGAGCACCACGGCATCGTCATCATCCACCAGGAGCTGGCGCTGGTGCCGTTCCTCTCCCTCGCCGAGAACATCTTCCTCGGCAACGAACACGCCACGCGCGGGTTCATCAACTGGAACGACACCCTCAGGCACGCCACCGAACTGCTGCGCCGGGTGGGTCTCGACGACCACCCGGAGACCCGCGTCGCCGACATCGGCGTGGGCAAGCAGCAGCTCGTGGAGATCGCGAAGGCGCTGTCGAAGAAGGTGAAGCTGCTCATCCTGGACGAGCCGACCGCGGCCCTGAACGACGAGGACAGCGGCAAACTCCTCGACCTGATCCTGGAGTTGAAGGAACAGGGCATCACCTCGATCATCATCTCCCACAAGCTGAACGAGATCCGCCGGGTCGCCGACTCGGTGACGATCCTGCGCGACGGGCGGTCCATCGAGACCCTCGACGTGAAGGCCCCGGAGACCACCGAGGACCGGATCATCAGCGGCATGGTCGGCCGCGACCTCGACCACCGTTTCCCCGAGCGCACCGCGTACGACGGCGAGGTGGGCGCGGCCGCCGCCCTGGAGATCCGCAACTGGACGGTCCACCACCCGATCGACCAGCAGCGGAAGGTCGTCGACGACGTGTCGCTGCACGTACGGCGCGGGGAGATCGTCGGTGTCGCGGGACTGATGGGCGCGGGGCGCACCGAGCTCGCGATGAGCGTCTTCGGGCGGACGTACGGCCGCTACGGGGGCGGCACGGTCCTCAAGGACGGAACGGAGATCCGTACGAAGACCGTCGCGGAGGCGGTCGGACACGGCATCGCGTACGTCACCGAGGACCGCAAGCGCTACGGCCTCAACCTCATCGACACCATCAACCGCAACATCTCGCTGACCGCCCTGAACAAGGTCGCCAAGCGAGGTGTGGTGGACGAGCACGAGGAGCGGCAGGTCGCCGAGCGCTTCCGCACGTCCATGAACATCAAGGCGCCGACCGTCTTCGAGCCGGTGGGCAAGCTGTCCGGCGGCAACCAGCAGAAGGTCGTCCTCAGCAAGTGGATCTTCGCGGGGCCCGACGTGCTGATCCTGGACGAGCCCACGCGCGGCATCGACGTCGGCGCCAAGTACGAGATCTACACGGTCATCGACCAGCTGGCCGCCCAGGGCAAGGCGGTCGTCTTCATCTCCTCCGAGCTGCCCGAACTGCTCGGCATGTGCGACCGCATCTACACCATGGCCGCCGGGCGGCTCACGGGCGAGGTCCCGCGCGCCGAGGCCACGCAGGAAGTGCTGATGCGCCAGATGACGAAGGACAAAGAGGTAACGCGATGA
- the chvE gene encoding multiple monosaccharide ABC transporter substrate-binding protein, translating to MRNRRAALAAMATAASLALTLSACGQSGEGGSKEDKGDAKGGTIGIAMPTKSSERWIADGKNVVKDLESKGYKTKLVYGEDDPDQQVSQIENLITQDVKALIVAAIDNKSLNNVLQQAKDAGIPVIAYDRLILGTPNVDYYASFDNTKVGELQATYIVDKLGLKDGKGPFNIELFAGSNDDNNTKYFFNGAMSVLKPYIDSKKLVVKSGQTALNQVTTLRWDGATAQRRMDDILTKSYKSGKVDAVLSPYDGISIGILSALKSDNYGSGSKPLPVVSGQDAELASVKSIIADEQTMTVYKDTRELAKVASNMVDAVLGDKKPEVNDEKTYDNGSKVVPAYLLQPVSVDKSNYQQVLVDGGYYTESDLK from the coding sequence ATGCGCAACCGCAGAGCCGCCCTCGCCGCGATGGCCACAGCCGCCTCCCTCGCCCTCACGCTGTCCGCGTGCGGCCAGAGCGGTGAGGGCGGCAGCAAGGAGGACAAGGGCGACGCCAAGGGCGGCACCATCGGCATCGCGATGCCGACCAAGTCCTCCGAGCGCTGGATCGCCGACGGCAAGAACGTGGTCAAGGACCTGGAGTCCAAGGGCTACAAGACCAAGCTGGTCTACGGCGAGGACGACCCCGACCAGCAGGTCTCGCAGATCGAGAACCTGATCACGCAGGACGTGAAGGCCCTGATCGTCGCCGCGATCGACAACAAGTCGCTGAACAACGTCCTCCAGCAGGCCAAGGACGCCGGCATCCCGGTCATCGCCTACGACCGTCTGATCCTCGGCACGCCGAACGTCGACTACTACGCGTCCTTCGACAACACCAAGGTCGGCGAGCTCCAGGCCACCTACATCGTTGACAAGCTGGGCCTGAAGGACGGCAAGGGCCCGTTCAACATCGAGCTGTTCGCCGGTTCCAACGACGACAACAACACCAAGTACTTCTTCAACGGCGCGATGAGCGTCCTGAAGCCGTACATCGACAGCAAGAAGCTGGTCGTCAAGTCCGGCCAGACCGCGCTCAACCAGGTCACCACCCTGCGCTGGGACGGCGCCACCGCCCAGCGGCGCATGGACGACATCCTCACCAAGTCGTACAAGAGCGGCAAGGTCGACGCGGTGCTCTCGCCGTACGACGGCATCTCCATCGGCATCCTGTCGGCGCTGAAGTCGGACAACTACGGCTCCGGGAGCAAGCCGCTGCCCGTCGTCAGCGGCCAGGACGCCGAGCTGGCCTCGGTGAAGTCGATCATCGCGGACGAGCAGACGATGACCGTCTACAAGGACACCCGCGAGCTGGCCAAGGTCGCCTCGAACATGGTCGACGCCGTCCTCGGCGACAAGAAGCCCGAGGTCAACGACGAGAAGACGTACGACAACGGCTCGAAGGTCGTCCCGGCCTATCTGCTGCAGCCGGTGAGCGTCGACAAGAGCAACTACCAGCAGGTGCTGGTCGACGGCGGTTACTACACCGAGTCCGACCTCAAGTAA
- a CDS encoding zinc-dependent alcohol dehydrogenase, with translation MSTAVVVEAPGEHRLTAHEPRQPSAGEALIRVHAVGICGSDREVYQGNRPDGYVRYPLTPGHEWSGTVERVGAGVPHNLVGRKVVGEGFRNCQVCDRCHAGETTLCTAGYEETGFTQPGAMAATLTLPARLLHVLPDDADLTAAALLEPAACIAAAALKADARPGERVAVVGTGTLGMFAVQFLAAGSPGELLVVGTRPDRAELSRAFGATDFRTRDEKLPDDIDVVIETAGSASAARTSASLLRRGGRLVLTGIPAPGAEGLDPTDLVVRQLEVHTVFGAPPKAWAHTVRVFGTGLLNPLPLVTHELPLAEFPQAIELAGSGDPKVGKVLMRP, from the coding sequence ATAAGCACCGCGGTCGTCGTCGAGGCGCCGGGCGAGCACCGGCTGACCGCCCACGAGCCCCGGCAGCCGTCCGCCGGCGAGGCCCTGATACGCGTCCACGCCGTCGGCATCTGCGGCAGCGACCGCGAGGTGTACCAGGGCAACCGGCCCGACGGGTACGTCCGGTATCCGCTCACGCCCGGTCACGAGTGGTCCGGGACCGTGGAGAGGGTCGGCGCGGGAGTGCCGCACAACCTCGTCGGGCGCAAGGTCGTCGGCGAGGGCTTCCGCAACTGCCAGGTCTGCGACCGCTGTCACGCGGGTGAGACCACGCTGTGCACGGCGGGGTACGAGGAGACCGGCTTCACCCAGCCGGGCGCGATGGCCGCCACGCTGACGCTCCCGGCCCGGCTGCTCCATGTCCTGCCGGACGATGCCGACTTGACTGCTGCCGCCCTGCTGGAGCCCGCCGCCTGTATCGCCGCCGCCGCCCTCAAGGCGGACGCCCGGCCCGGCGAGCGGGTCGCGGTGGTGGGGACGGGGACGCTCGGGATGTTCGCCGTGCAGTTCCTCGCCGCGGGTTCTCCGGGCGAACTGCTGGTGGTCGGTACGCGCCCGGACCGGGCGGAGCTGTCCAGGGCCTTCGGGGCCACCGACTTCCGTACGCGGGACGAGAAGCTCCCCGACGACATCGATGTCGTCATCGAGACCGCGGGGTCCGCGTCCGCCGCGCGCACCTCCGCCTCCCTGCTCAGGCGCGGCGGACGTCTGGTCCTCACGGGGATCCCGGCGCCGGGCGCCGAGGGACTCGACCCCACCGATCTCGTCGTACGGCAGCTGGAGGTGCACACCGTGTTCGGGGCGCCGCCCAAGGCCTGGGCGCACACGGTGCGGGTCTTCGGCACGGGGTTGCTGAACCCGTTGCCGCTGGTCACGCATGAGCTGCCGCTGGCCGAGTTCCCGCAGGCCATCGAGTTGGCGGGATCCGGTGATCCCAAGGTCGGAAAGGTCCTGATGAGGCCCTGA
- a CDS encoding mandelate racemase/muconate lactonizing enzyme family protein: MRITGISTHVVGTPWRNLTYVQVHTDEGISGVGETRMLGRTDALIGYLREAEANHILGSDPFATEDLVRRMKYGDYGRAGEIVMSGIAVIEMACWDIKGKALGVPVWQLLGGKVTDKVKAYANGWYTTERTPEAYHKAAQEVVARGYKALKIDPFGTGHFELDNDATLYSVSLIEAVRDAIGPDAELMLEMHGRFSPATAVRLARELAPFKPAWLEEPVPPENLKALEKVAAKVDIPVATGERIHDRIEFRELFESQAADIIQPDVGHIGGIWETRKLAATAETHYVLVAPHNVGGPVLTAASLQVGFTTPNFKILEHFNDFADAEIKKVVKGAPQVVDGYFHLSDAPGLGVELDTDAAAEFPQQQARFDLWADGWEQRKPKGTQ, translated from the coding sequence GTGCGCATCACCGGAATCAGCACACACGTGGTCGGGACGCCTTGGCGGAACCTGACGTATGTCCAGGTGCACACCGACGAGGGCATCAGTGGAGTCGGCGAGACCCGGATGCTGGGTCGCACCGACGCGCTGATCGGCTATTTGCGGGAGGCGGAGGCCAACCACATTCTCGGCTCCGACCCGTTCGCCACGGAAGACCTCGTACGCCGGATGAAGTACGGCGACTACGGGCGGGCCGGCGAGATCGTCATGTCGGGGATCGCCGTCATCGAAATGGCGTGCTGGGACATCAAGGGGAAGGCGCTCGGCGTCCCCGTCTGGCAGCTGCTCGGCGGCAAGGTCACCGACAAGGTCAAGGCGTACGCCAATGGGTGGTACACCACGGAGCGGACCCCGGAGGCTTATCACAAGGCCGCCCAGGAGGTCGTCGCGCGGGGGTACAAGGCCCTCAAGATCGACCCCTTCGGCACCGGGCACTTCGAGCTCGACAACGATGCCACGCTCTACTCCGTCTCCCTCATCGAGGCCGTACGGGATGCGATCGGGCCCGATGCAGAGCTGATGCTGGAGATGCACGGGCGCTTCTCCCCCGCCACCGCCGTCCGGCTCGCCCGCGAGCTCGCGCCCTTCAAGCCCGCCTGGCTGGAGGAGCCGGTTCCGCCGGAGAATCTCAAGGCCCTGGAAAAGGTCGCGGCCAAGGTCGACATCCCGGTCGCCACCGGTGAGCGCATCCACGACCGGATCGAGTTCCGGGAGCTCTTCGAGAGCCAGGCCGCCGACATCATCCAGCCCGATGTCGGTCATATCGGGGGAATTTGGGAGACCAGGAAGCTGGCCGCCACCGCCGAGACCCACTACGTACTCGTCGCGCCGCACAACGTCGGCGGGCCCGTCCTCACCGCCGCCTCCCTCCAAGTCGGCTTCACCACCCCGAACTTCAAGATCCTGGAACACTTCAACGACTTCGCGGACGCGGAGATCAAGAAGGTCGTCAAGGGCGCCCCGCAGGTGGTCGACGGCTACTTCCACCTGTCCGACGCGCCCGGTCTCGGCGTCGAGCTGGACACCGATGCCGCGGCCGAATTCCCGCAGCAACAGGCGCGCTTCGACCTCTGGGCGGACGGCTGGGAGCAGCGCAAGCCGAAGGGGACACAGTGA
- a CDS encoding SCO2400 family protein, translating into MDYCHPCRRHLNGALACPGCGTPAEELRAHAEETDVRPQTGADADDASYEDDDADERPGRAARRRNRGRVRVAEGPDDLEADEAGPGVASRRDRKAAAHRRRRRRTLFIATGFVLAAGGLSLAELGIDGPGLLPKPAAAEGDSASSASPEADETATPSGSASGSGGASASASPDASESASPSASPSASPSEKDDEKSKDEQSATAGTPPRSAPSTPAAPPPPETSAPPATTPTAPPPDPTPSETCDRFLWWCT; encoded by the coding sequence ATGGACTACTGCCACCCGTGCCGAAGGCACCTCAACGGCGCCCTTGCCTGCCCGGGGTGCGGCACACCAGCCGAAGAACTCCGCGCGCATGCGGAGGAGACCGACGTACGCCCGCAAACGGGCGCGGACGCGGACGACGCGTCGTACGAGGACGACGACGCGGACGAGCGACCCGGACGGGCCGCCCGGCGGCGGAACCGGGGCCGCGTGCGCGTTGCCGAGGGTCCCGACGACCTGGAGGCCGACGAGGCCGGCCCGGGCGTCGCGAGCAGACGTGACCGCAAGGCCGCCGCGCACCGCCGTCGCCGCCGTCGGACCCTGTTCATCGCCACGGGCTTCGTCCTGGCGGCGGGCGGGCTGAGCCTCGCCGAACTCGGCATAGACGGGCCGGGGTTGCTCCCGAAGCCGGCGGCGGCCGAGGGCGACTCGGCCAGCTCGGCCTCCCCGGAAGCCGACGAGACGGCGACGCCGTCGGGCAGCGCGTCGGGATCCGGCGGCGCCTCGGCCTCCGCGTCCCCCGACGCGTCCGAGTCCGCCTCTCCCTCGGCCTCCCCCTCGGCGTCGCCCTCCGAGAAGGACGACGAGAAGTCCAAGGACGAGCAGTCGGCCACCGCGGGAACGCCTCCCCGCAGCGCACCCTCGACCCCCGCCGCCCCACCGCCCCCCGAGACGTCCGCCCCTCCCGCCACCACGCCCACCGCTCCGCCGCCGGATCCGACGCCTTCGGAGACGTGCGACCGCTTCTTGTGGTGGTGCACGTAG